A single genomic interval of Pan paniscus chromosome 18, NHGRI_mPanPan1-v2.0_pri, whole genome shotgun sequence harbors:
- the HMOX2 gene encoding heme oxygenase 2 isoform X1: MSAEVETSEGVDESEKKNSGALEKENQMRMADLSELLKEGTKEAHDRAENTQFVKDFLKGNIKKELFKLATTALYFTYSALEEEMERNKDHPAFAPLYFPMELHRKEALTKDMEYFFGENWEEQVQCPKAAQKYVERIHYIGQNEPELLVAHAYTRYMGDLSGGQVLKKVAQRALKLPSTGEGTQFYLFENVDNAQQFKQLYRARMNALDLNMKTKERIVEEANKAFEYNMQIFNELDQAGSTLARETLEDGFPVHDGKGDMRKCPFYAAEQDKGALEGSSCPFRTAMAVLRKPSLQFILAAGVALAAGLLAWYYM; this comes from the exons AATGGCTGACCTCtcggagctcctgaaggaagggaCCAAGGAAGCACACGACCGGGCAGAAAACACCCAGTTTGTCAAGGACTTCTTGAAAGGCAACATTAAGAAGGAGCTGTTTAAG CTGGCCACCACGGCACTTTACTTCACATACTCAGCCCTCGAGGAGGAAATGGAGCGCAACAAGGACCATCCAGCCTTTGCCCCTTTGTACTTCCCCATGGAGCTGCACCGGAAGGAGGCGCTGACCAAGGACATGGAGTATTTCTTTGGTGAAAACTGGGAGGAGCAGGTGCAGTGCCCCAAGGCTGCCCAAAAGTATGTGGAGCGGATCCACTACATAGGGCAGAACGAGCCGGAGCTACTGGTGGCCCATGCATACACCCGCTACATGGGGGATCTCTCGGGGGGCCAGGTGCTGAAGAAGGTGGCCCAGCGAGCACTGAAACTCCCCAGCACAGGGGAAGGGACCCAGTTCTACCTGTTTGAGAATGTGGACAATGCCCAGCAGTTCAAGCAGCTCTACCGGGCCAGGATGAACGCCCTGGACCTGAACATGAAGACCAAAGAGAGGATCGTGGAGGAGGCCAACAAGGCTTTTGAGTATAACATGCAG ATATTCAATGAACTGGACCAGGCCGGCTCCACACTGGCCAGAGAGACCTTGGAGGATGGGTTCCCTGTACACGATGGGAAAGGAGACATGCGTAAATGCCCTTTCTACGCTGCTGAACAAGACAAAG GTGCCCTGGAGGGCAGCAGCTGTCCCTTCCGAACAGCTATGGCTGTGCTGAGGAAGCCCAGCCTCCAGTTCATCCTGGCCGCTGGTGTGGCCCTAGCTGCTGGACTCTTGGCCTGGTACTACATGTGA
- the HMOX2 gene encoding heme oxygenase 2 isoform X2: protein MADLSELLKEGTKEAHDRAENTQFVKDFLKGNIKKELFKLATTALYFTYSALEEEMERNKDHPAFAPLYFPMELHRKEALTKDMEYFFGENWEEQVQCPKAAQKYVERIHYIGQNEPELLVAHAYTRYMGDLSGGQVLKKVAQRALKLPSTGEGTQFYLFENVDNAQQFKQLYRARMNALDLNMKTKERIVEEANKAFEYNMQIFNELDQAGSTLARETLEDGFPVHDGKGDMRKCPFYAAEQDKGALEGSSCPFRTAMAVLRKPSLQFILAAGVALAAGLLAWYYM from the exons ATGGCTGACCTCtcggagctcctgaaggaagggaCCAAGGAAGCACACGACCGGGCAGAAAACACCCAGTTTGTCAAGGACTTCTTGAAAGGCAACATTAAGAAGGAGCTGTTTAAG CTGGCCACCACGGCACTTTACTTCACATACTCAGCCCTCGAGGAGGAAATGGAGCGCAACAAGGACCATCCAGCCTTTGCCCCTTTGTACTTCCCCATGGAGCTGCACCGGAAGGAGGCGCTGACCAAGGACATGGAGTATTTCTTTGGTGAAAACTGGGAGGAGCAGGTGCAGTGCCCCAAGGCTGCCCAAAAGTATGTGGAGCGGATCCACTACATAGGGCAGAACGAGCCGGAGCTACTGGTGGCCCATGCATACACCCGCTACATGGGGGATCTCTCGGGGGGCCAGGTGCTGAAGAAGGTGGCCCAGCGAGCACTGAAACTCCCCAGCACAGGGGAAGGGACCCAGTTCTACCTGTTTGAGAATGTGGACAATGCCCAGCAGTTCAAGCAGCTCTACCGGGCCAGGATGAACGCCCTGGACCTGAACATGAAGACCAAAGAGAGGATCGTGGAGGAGGCCAACAAGGCTTTTGAGTATAACATGCAG ATATTCAATGAACTGGACCAGGCCGGCTCCACACTGGCCAGAGAGACCTTGGAGGATGGGTTCCCTGTACACGATGGGAAAGGAGACATGCGTAAATGCCCTTTCTACGCTGCTGAACAAGACAAAG GTGCCCTGGAGGGCAGCAGCTGTCCCTTCCGAACAGCTATGGCTGTGCTGAGGAAGCCCAGCCTCCAGTTCATCCTGGCCGCTGGTGTGGCCCTAGCTGCTGGACTCTTGGCCTGGTACTACATGTGA
- the CDIP1 gene encoding cell death-inducing p53-target protein 1, protein MSNEPPPPYPGGPTAPLLEEKSGAPPTPGRSSPAVMQPPPGMPLPPADIGPPPYEPPGHPMPQPGFIPPHMSADGTYMPPGFYPPPGPHPPMGYYPPGPYTPGPYPGPGGHTATVLVPSGAATTVTVLQGEIFEGAPVQTVCPHCQQAITTKISYEIGLMNFVLGFFCCFMGCDLGCCLIPCLINDFKDVTHTCPSCKAYIYTYKRLC, encoded by the exons ATGTCCAACGAGCCTCCCCCTCCTTATCCTGGGGGCCCCACAGCCCCACTTCTGGAAGAGAAAAGTGGAGCCCCGCCCACCCCAG GCCGTTCCTCCCCAGCTGTGATGCAGCCCCCTCCAGGCATGCCACTGCCCCCTGCGGACATTGGCCCCCCACCCTATGAGCCGCCGGGTCACCCAATGCCCCAGCCTGGCTTCATCCCCCCACACATGAGTGCAGATGGCACCTACATGCCTCCGG GTTTCTACCCTCCTCCAGGCCCCCACCCACCCATGGGCTACTACCCCCCAGGGCCCTACACGCCAgggccctaccctggccctgggGGCCACACAGCCACAGTCCTGGTCCCTTCAGGAGCTGCCACCACGGTGACAGTGCTGCAGGGAGAGATCTTTGAGGGAGCGCCTGTGCAGACGGTGTGTCCCCACTGCCAGCAGGCCATCACCACCAAGATCTCCTACGAGATTGGCTTGATGAATTTCGTGCTGGGTTTCTTCTGTTGCTTCATGGG ATGTGATCTGGGCTGCTGCCTGATCCCCTGCCTCATCAATGACTTCAAGGATGTGACGCACACATGCCCCAGCTGCAAAGCCTACATCTACACGTACAAGCGCCTGTGCTAA